The Euphorbia lathyris chromosome 2, ddEupLath1.1, whole genome shotgun sequence genome includes a window with the following:
- the LOC136220636 gene encoding heavy metal-associated isoprenylated plant protein 41-like — protein sequence MENDEDEEIWVKHYSSNQRILLVGEGDFSFSACLALYFGSASNITATSLDTYDIVVGKYKKAKWNLEMLFKLGAWILHGVDATKMKLYSDLKMQKFDRIIFNFPHAGFHGREKDIHQIGRHKKLVLGFFTSASGMLRAEGEIHVTHKTSYPFSRWNIEELAWKNSLRLIECADFKIEDYPGYNNKRGDSRMRRCDKPFPLGECSTFKFRFSPSIKKMSRVTMQVDNTRKRSELSNSYSFETNYQASRFDHGHPKRCLSNNMDVVVQKALPVRNVYHWNQTSEIYQTPIGMNLHGRPRFDYERSMGEAVGRWQHYQANQRGDQYERDPFGAWDVQREFKMHMNNFSGYMGAPLSDRMGRGSLNASDRYVSDGCKQRAMIYGQSSKGTHMCEYQRSVESGSRRLHEVNLLYENAGKAFGFQRYD from the exons ATGGAgaatgatgaagatgaagagatATGGGTTAAGCATTATTCATCGAATCAGCGTATACTATTAGTTGGGGAAGGCGATTTCTCTTTTTCAGCATGCTTGGCTCTCTACTTTGGTTCTGCCTCTAACATCACTGCGACCTCTCTTGATACTTATG ATATTGTGGTTGGGAAATACAAGAAAGCAAAATGGAATTTGGAAATGTTATTCAAGTTAGGAGCATGGATATTACATGGTGTTGATGCAACCAAAATGAAACTCTACTCAGATTTGAAGATGCAAAAGTTCGACAGGATTATCTTTAACTTTCCGCATGCAGGGTTTCATGGGAGGGAAAAGGACATCCATCAGATTGG GAGACATAAGAAACTTGTGCTTGGTTTCTTCACAAGTGCAAGTGGCATGCTACGAGCCGAAGGAGAAATACATGTAACTCACAAAACATCATATCCGTTTAGCCGCTGGAACATCGAGGAACTTGCTTGGAAGAACTCTTTAAGGTTAATAGAGTGTGCTGATTTTAAGATAGAAGACTATCCAGGATATAACAACAAGAGAGGAGATAGCAGAATGAGAAGATGTGATAAGCCCTTCCCCTTGGGAGAATGCAGTACCTTCAAGTTCAGGTTCTCTCCTTCTATTAAGAAGATGTCAAGAGTAACAATGCAAGTGGACAATACTCGTAAAAGATCTGAGCTATCTAACAGTTACTCATTTGAGACAAATTATCAGGCAAGTCGTTTCGATCATGGACATCCCAAAAGATGTTTGTCCAACAATATGGATGTAGTTGTGCAGAAGGCATTACCTGTTAGAAATGTATACCACTGGAATCAAACCTCGGAAATTTATCAGACACCTATTGGAATGAATTTGCACGGGAGGCCGAGATTTGATTATGAAAGGTCCATGGGTGAAGCAGTTGGAAGATGGCAGCATTATCAGGCTAATCAAAGGGGAGATCAATATGAGCGAGATCCATTTGGAGCTTGGGATGTACAAAGAGAATTCAAAATGCATATGAACAACTTTTCTGGTTACATGGGGGCGCCTTTATCAGATAGAATGGGAAGGGGAAGTCTTAATGCATCAGATAGGTACGTTAGTGATGGTTGCAAGCAGAGGGCGATGATTTATGGCCAGTCTTCAAAAGGAACACATATGTGCGAGTATCAAAGGTCTGTTGAAAGTGGTTCAAGAAGATTACATGAAGTGAATTTATTATATGAGAATGCAGGAAAAGCATTCGGGTTCCAGCGCTATGATTGA